In Dehalococcoidales bacterium, the genomic window TAACCTCCGGATTATTAAAGTTGCCGGTTGTAGCATTGGCAAGTAGTATTCGGGCAACATCAACCGATTTTTCCAACTGCTCTTCACTCAGACCCTCCAGCAGCTTTTCCATTTCTGTTCTTCCCATCATCCAGAGCCGGTTAAGCAATTCTTCCCCAGCGGAAGTCAGGCAGCAAATCACTAGACGGCGGTCAAGGCTGTCAGCTTGGCGGATGACCAGGTCTTTCTTGACCAGGTTATCCACAATGCCGGTTACCGAAGACAGGGCAACTTCCAACTGGTT contains:
- a CDS encoding MarR family transcriptional regulator; protein product: MTDQRALLVDEILKTSEKLFNIIKPRIPLEYLSSDITIAQLRVMMVLYTDGPSKMSAIANQLEVALSSVTGIVDNLVKKDLVIRQADSLDRRLVICCLTSAGEELLNRLWMMGRTEMEKLLEGLSEEQLEKSVDVARILLANATTGNFNNPEVTIDDQNI